A window of the Streptomyces luomodiensis genome harbors these coding sequences:
- a CDS encoding GNAT family N-acetyltransferase, which produces MILRQLRDTDEDAEAAWEVVAAAFGDSAALADAATPAGQDGWPPGYVAEVHDRHRHLARTDPGGCWIALDETGMPLGVAVSARREGTWGLSLLAVLPRAQRQGVGRELLAAALLYGRGCLRGIIRGSEDSRAAGVYRRAGFALHPAMRLRGTVGPETKERLSPPDGAVHEGVARHRDLLDSVDRRTRGGAHGADHELLLTQRRLLVVDDLAGSGYCYVSDDGEIELLAATSRRLAKRLLTAALLCLPEGAEARVPGLTAEQQWAVDVGLEAGLELSTSGYVCLRGMPPPTPYIPSGTFL; this is translated from the coding sequence ATGATCCTCCGCCAGCTACGTGACACCGACGAGGACGCCGAGGCCGCATGGGAGGTGGTGGCCGCCGCCTTCGGGGACTCCGCCGCCCTCGCGGACGCCGCCACCCCCGCGGGTCAGGACGGATGGCCGCCGGGGTACGTCGCCGAGGTCCACGACCGGCACCGGCACCTCGCCCGCACCGACCCGGGCGGCTGCTGGATCGCCCTGGACGAGACCGGCATGCCGCTCGGCGTGGCGGTGTCCGCGCGGCGCGAGGGCACCTGGGGGCTTTCGCTGCTCGCCGTGCTGCCCCGTGCCCAGCGGCAGGGCGTGGGACGGGAGTTGCTGGCCGCGGCGCTGCTGTACGGACGGGGCTGTCTGCGCGGCATCATCCGCGGCTCGGAGGACTCGCGCGCCGCGGGCGTCTACCGGCGGGCGGGATTCGCCCTGCATCCGGCGATGCGGCTGCGCGGCACCGTCGGTCCGGAGACCAAGGAGCGGCTGTCCCCGCCCGACGGCGCGGTACACGAGGGGGTGGCCCGCCACCGCGACCTGCTGGACTCGGTGGACCGCCGCACCCGGGGCGGCGCGCACGGCGCCGACCACGAACTGCTGCTCACCCAGCGGCGGCTGCTGGTCGTGGACGACCTGGCGGGCAGCGGCTACTGCTACGTGAGCGACGACGGCGAGATCGAGCTGCTGGCCGCGACCTCGCGGCGGCTGGCCAAACGGCTGCTGACGGCGGCCCTGCTGTGCCTGCCGGAGGGCGCGGAGGCCCGGGTCCCGGGGCTGACGGCCGAGCAGCAGTGGGCGGTGGACGTGGGCCTCGAGGCCGGGCTGGAGCTGTCCACAAGCGGCTATGTGTGCCTGCGCGGCATGCCACCGCCGACGCCGTACATCCCCTCGGGGACGTTTCTCTGA
- a CDS encoding GH92 family glycosyl hydrolase encodes MPSRPLAALAAAALTAGLLATAATAPASAAAPPTLVKDPAAYVDPLIGSAAGGDTFPGAVVPFGMLSWSPENTRGDATRTAAPGGYHYDATRVRGFSLTHMSGTGCAGGAGDIPFFPYVGEVTSSPSADTKDQVYAADFSHSDETAEPGRYKVGLASGAGADLTATARTGSARFTYPADKTASLLIRTSSSEVGSTDADLTIDPAHRTVSGSVTSGNFCGYLDPEGRRSYYTLHFTATFDTPFTAQGTWQDGTLRPGTTSAEGGTGYGSDGRPVAGKGSGGYLQFAPGTRQVGVKVGISYVSDKGARANLAAENPPRRGFDQVRTAAYDAWRRQLSAIRVGGGADADRTTFYTALYHSLLHPNVISDTDGRYRGGDGEVHRVSRGHRAQYGTFSGWDVYRSQVQLLTLLEPDKGSDIAQSLLNLAQQNGGVWDRWLQGASGTHVMNGDPSPAALAGIRAFGGTRFDLDAALDSLVKAATVPTDKDLSPAGKPIMSVGQRPSLDKYLKLHYMPSVSNAWGGAAETLEMSGADFALSQLARAAGRKSTADTFARRAQWWQNTFNAAADPATGGYIANRKADGSWVTGFTPATGNGFVEGTSAQYTWMVQHNPAGLFAAMGGKDAAIKRLDAFFHDADGGWALTGAGGEKSELDNEPSINVPYLYAYAGQPYKTQETVRAAMRQLWTTDPDGIPGNDDLGEMSSWYVFSALGMYPQVPSRAELVLASPLFPRIEIERGGRDISIRAPQAAPDAPYVQSLKVNGRASDRPWLPESFVQHGGTLDYTLSDAPDRAWGASASDAPPSFREGEQPYQIGVGPTTGTLAPGESLTVKVAAVPVSEGDRPEVRFTTDAPDGITTSPASGTVGPDGAVEISLRAGKDTAEGFYDAKVTVTSEDTEVVQPITLTVAAPGTLLAAYNNVGATDDDGEHDEGDYDGGGWSYSRQALAAAGLEPGAMATVQGLDFTWPASPAGRPDNASATGQTIDLPASTALSFIGSAVNGNQKATAKVAYTDGTTDTTDLSFTDWTVGGGGGTVQYGNVTVAKTAYRNISGGDKDVVDAYIFATKAFQAPEGKTIKSITLPDNADLHVFAVARG; translated from the coding sequence ATGCCCTCAAGACCCCTGGCCGCCCTGGCGGCCGCGGCCCTGACCGCGGGGCTGCTCGCCACCGCGGCCACCGCGCCCGCGTCGGCCGCCGCGCCGCCGACGCTGGTCAAGGACCCGGCGGCGTACGTCGATCCGCTGATCGGCAGCGCGGCCGGCGGCGACACCTTCCCCGGCGCCGTCGTCCCCTTCGGCATGCTGTCGTGGAGCCCGGAGAACACCCGCGGTGACGCCACCCGCACCGCCGCGCCCGGCGGTTACCACTACGACGCCACCCGCGTGCGCGGCTTCAGCCTGACCCATATGTCCGGCACCGGCTGCGCGGGCGGCGCGGGTGACATCCCCTTCTTCCCCTACGTCGGCGAGGTCACCTCCTCACCCTCCGCCGACACCAAGGACCAGGTCTACGCCGCCGACTTCAGCCACTCCGACGAGACCGCCGAACCCGGCCGCTACAAGGTCGGCCTCGCCTCCGGCGCCGGCGCGGACCTGACCGCCACCGCCCGTACCGGCTCGGCCCGCTTCACCTACCCCGCGGACAAGACCGCGTCCCTGCTGATCCGCACCTCCTCCTCCGAGGTCGGCAGCACCGACGCGGACCTCACCATCGACCCGGCGCACCGCACCGTCTCCGGCTCGGTCACCAGCGGCAACTTCTGCGGCTACCTGGACCCCGAGGGCCGCCGCAGCTACTACACGCTGCACTTCACCGCCACGTTCGACACCCCGTTCACCGCCCAGGGCACCTGGCAGGACGGCACCCTGCGGCCCGGCACGACCAGCGCCGAGGGCGGCACCGGCTATGGCAGCGACGGCCGTCCGGTCGCCGGCAAGGGCTCCGGCGGCTATCTCCAGTTCGCCCCGGGCACCCGCCAGGTGGGCGTCAAGGTCGGCATCAGCTACGTCAGCGACAAGGGCGCCCGTGCCAACCTCGCCGCCGAGAACCCGCCGCGGCGCGGCTTCGACCAGGTGCGGACCGCCGCGTACGACGCCTGGCGGCGGCAGCTGTCCGCCATCAGGGTCGGCGGCGGCGCGGACGCGGACCGCACCACCTTCTACACCGCGCTCTACCACTCCCTGCTGCACCCCAACGTCATCAGCGACACCGACGGCCGGTACCGGGGCGGCGACGGTGAGGTGCACCGGGTGAGCCGGGGCCACCGGGCCCAGTACGGCACCTTCTCCGGCTGGGACGTCTACCGCTCCCAGGTCCAGCTGCTCACCCTGCTGGAGCCGGACAAGGGCTCCGACATCGCCCAGTCCCTGCTCAACCTCGCCCAGCAGAACGGCGGCGTCTGGGACCGCTGGCTCCAGGGCGCCTCCGGGACGCATGTGATGAACGGCGATCCGTCGCCCGCCGCCCTCGCCGGCATCCGGGCCTTCGGCGGCACCCGCTTCGACCTCGACGCCGCCCTCGACTCGCTGGTCAAGGCGGCCACCGTGCCGACGGACAAGGACCTCAGCCCGGCGGGCAAGCCCATCATGTCGGTCGGCCAGCGGCCCTCCCTCGACAAGTACCTGAAGCTGCACTACATGCCGTCCGTCTCCAACGCCTGGGGCGGTGCGGCCGAGACCCTGGAGATGTCCGGCGCGGACTTCGCCCTCTCCCAGCTGGCGCGGGCCGCGGGGCGGAAGTCCACCGCCGACACTTTCGCCCGCCGCGCCCAGTGGTGGCAGAACACCTTCAACGCCGCCGCCGACCCCGCCACCGGCGGCTACATCGCCAACCGTAAGGCCGACGGCAGCTGGGTCACCGGCTTCACCCCGGCCACCGGCAACGGCTTCGTCGAGGGCACCAGCGCCCAGTACACCTGGATGGTCCAGCACAACCCCGCCGGTCTGTTCGCCGCCATGGGCGGTAAGGACGCCGCGATCAAGCGGCTGGACGCCTTCTTCCACGACGCCGACGGGGGCTGGGCGCTGACGGGCGCGGGCGGTGAGAAGTCCGAGCTGGACAACGAGCCGTCGATCAACGTCCCGTATCTGTACGCGTACGCCGGGCAGCCGTACAAGACCCAGGAGACCGTGCGCGCCGCGATGCGTCAGCTGTGGACCACCGATCCCGATGGCATCCCCGGCAACGACGACCTCGGCGAGATGTCCTCGTGGTATGTCTTCTCCGCCCTCGGCATGTACCCGCAGGTGCCCTCGCGCGCCGAACTCGTCCTGGCCTCACCCCTCTTCCCGCGGATCGAGATCGAGCGCGGCGGCCGGGACATCTCCATCCGCGCCCCGCAGGCCGCGCCCGACGCGCCGTACGTCCAGTCGCTGAAGGTGAACGGGCGGGCGAGTGACCGCCCCTGGCTGCCGGAGTCCTTCGTCCAGCACGGCGGAACGCTCGACTACACCCTGTCCGACGCCCCCGACCGCGCCTGGGGCGCGTCCGCGTCCGACGCCCCGCCCTCCTTCCGCGAGGGCGAGCAGCCGTACCAGATCGGCGTCGGGCCGACCACGGGCACGCTGGCCCCGGGCGAGAGCCTGACCGTGAAGGTGGCCGCCGTCCCGGTCAGCGAGGGCGACCGCCCCGAGGTGCGCTTCACCACCGACGCGCCCGACGGCATCACCACCTCACCCGCCTCCGGGACGGTGGGGCCGGACGGCGCGGTGGAGATCTCGCTGCGCGCCGGGAAGGACACGGCCGAGGGCTTCTACGACGCGAAGGTGACGGTGACCAGCGAGGACACCGAGGTCGTCCAGCCGATCACGCTCACCGTCGCCGCCCCCGGCACCCTGCTCGCCGCGTACAACAACGTCGGCGCGACCGACGACGACGGCGAGCACGACGAGGGCGACTACGACGGCGGCGGCTGGAGCTACTCCCGGCAGGCCCTCGCCGCCGCCGGCCTCGAACCGGGCGCCATGGCCACCGTCCAGGGCCTGGACTTCACCTGGCCCGCCTCCCCGGCCGGCCGCCCCGACAACGCCTCCGCCACCGGCCAGACCATCGACCTCCCGGCCTCGACCGCCCTGTCCTTCATCGGCAGCGCCGTCAACGGCAACCAGAAGGCCACGGCCAAGGTCGCCTACACGGACGGCACCACGGACACCACGGACCTGTCCTTCACCGACTGGACGGTGGGTGGCGGCGGCGGAACGGTCCAGTACGGGAACGTGACCGTCGCCAAGACCGCGTACCGCAACATCAGCGGCGGCGACAAGGACGTGGTGGACGCGTACATCTTCGCCACGAAGGCATTCCAGGCGCCGGAGGGCAAGACCATCAAGAGCATCACCCTGCCGGACAACGCGGACCTGCACGTCTTCGCGGTGGCCCGCGGCTGA